ATTGTCCACAACTTTGGATGAGACATACTTCAACTTCAGCAACATTAGTTTAGATATTTAACTAGTCACTTTCAACTTCCCGGGTTCATAATCCACCACCATCACCTACCCCAAAACCAGTCAAATGTAATTTGTATTTTGTAACTTAAAACCTATAAAATGATGATGTGGCACCGCCACACCGGTTGCTGCCATGTCATCGTCAATGTGAAAATAGTTGCCTATATCAGTAAGAAATGATATCTtgttgctattatgggtaaaaaTATTAGTACATTGTCTTGATTGGTATAAATACATAAGTACATTGGTATTTCTTGTAATTTGACATCCATTTATTTCAGGAAAGATGTCACAGTTCATTTTAAGAGGAGCATATGGTGATAATCAAAGGAAAAGAAAGGTGCTCAAacattgcaatgaaagcaaaatACAAATATGGTGATAGAATATTATGTATCGAATAATGTTTTTCGTTAAATTTGTAGCgacttttgattttgaaatatgtatCTTTTGATGTGTTGGATATGTCTTTTCGTTTCTATAGAAAtacttttttatttttggttttatattaattgtatttttgtaaattgatataataagtcAAATTAAATAACCGAATTTTATAGAAAAAACGGTATAGAACGATTGTTATGAAATTGACTACAAAAAGTTGTGACGAAATTTGCTACGGAACGAATGACTATGGAATTTGTTACAGAACGAATGACTACAAAATTTGCTACGGAACAATTAGCTACAAAATTTGCTATGGACCAAATAGCTACGAAATTTGCTATGGATCAAATggctacggaatttgctacggaacAATTAGCTACGAAATTTGCTATGGACCAAATGGCTACGGAATTTGCTACAAAATTCATTGTTACGGAATTGTGATGAAAGTGTGTTGTAGTTGAAATGCTACGGATAGACGTCGTAGCAATGACCATAGCAAAATTGCTACGGAACTATAATTTCGTAGTTAAACATTTTGCTACAAGAAATCTTACTATGGAATGTTATTGGCAAATTCCGTAGCAACTTCCGTAGTTATTTAGGTTTAGCTACGAAATTACATCATTTTGCTACGGAATTTTTCCGTAgttaaatcaaaattttcttgtagtgttaGAAGATAAGAAGATATCTTGAGTATTGTTCCTCCATTCATCCACTTGCTTGTTGCTAAAGATCAATCGATCattgtttcttttttatttcttCATTGTTTGCCCATGAGATGGAGTAAAAGTCAATCACTCATAATGGCATTTCCCATTTTATCTTTTGTTGTTGTATAAATGAGAAAAAAACCACCATAATGTATCTTATCTTTCGTCTTTATCTCGTCCGAAAAGGCAAATGGGATAAGTTAGCTTGGTAGGTTTTTTGCATGGGGTAAAAAGACGTGTGAAGTAGATGCATGGAAGTAGGGGATGGCTTGTACGAATCTAAAGCCCCTCGTTTTCTTGTTTTTGCTTTATTGAACATCATGTGGGGTATGGAGAAGAAAATGAATAGATATGCGTGTCGTATAAGATACACATGCAAACTAATACTAGGTTTGCATAAGAAATAAATGAACATAAGGTTTAGTCTTGCTTTGACAAAATTTTAGCCAATTTTTTCTTTTGCGTGTAACACCAAGAACCAAAAAAGATGGGGTGTGTCTAGGGTTCTAGGGTGAATTGACTACCAAAACAACTTGAcatttaaaatggttttttatttttctttacgaTGGACGAAAATTTAAAAGAGAATAGGGTTGATATGGTTTTAATTTAAACAAATCaactctttttctttttattaaaacGTGGCTAAGGAGGTAGTGAGTATAaaatggttttaataaaaaatgatGTTTAGGTTTAAAAAAGAAAGTTAAAACAATTAGTTTGAAAGAAAATATTAGTCCGGTAAAATAGAATTTGGTTTTAAAGAAAaggttatatttttgttttttttccctTCATTTAGAAACATAAGATATTATGGGTTGGGTTTAAtttgttttaacaaaaaaaaaaaaaaaagtggttTGAGTTTAGGTTTAGGATTAAAAATGGTATTAATCGATAAGAAGTACTAAAAATTGGTTTAAGCTTGTCAGGGTTTTCGCCAAGAAATAAGCTCCTGTGAATTTCTTGACTGACCCGACAGAAGAAATATCAACCTTTAGACCGACTgtcattttgatttttggatgagtTGGAGGGAAACACACATGTATAGACTTTACAGTGGTATCCCCTCTCGTAGGCTTGATGGTCTGGGGTTTCATGGCGGTACATGTTGCATTAAAAGCTGCTACATGCAATGTCACCAAACATGAAAATCATGCATAAAAAATCAACACGTGTTTATACCATTtacatttgatacgtttggttttcTTGCGTCGGATGCAATGAAACTTCTTAATAGAGTACAATGGATCATGCATAAGGCCGGACGGAGTGGGGTGAGGGAAATGAGCGGGAACCGATACCACACCTGTGCACACCGCACCGTGGGTGCGGGAAAGGAACCGCGGGAAGAAACAGGGGGGAGAGAGtcccgctctctctctctctcttctaacCATTGGCCGacgcttttttttttcttttttactcaAACGGCTATATAGCCGttaacatacatacataaatacatacatatatatatatatatatatatatatatatatatatatatatatatatatatatatatatatatatatatatatatattcttttttccTTCCCTTTTCTTAATCtataaatactcaaacattttatCATTTTTAAACCATAATTTATATTTCTCTCTAAAAAATATTACTCAAaatgtcatcatcttcatcatccgaTTCGACGACAGTAGAAGAGGCTAAGTTTATCGGTTCCGTCATGGCGAAAACGGTTACGTACTATCAAAACCGACTTGGTGAAACATCACGTGCACGACCTAACCTAAGAAAGTCGCCGTTACGTAGAAATCACGAAGCCGGACACGATCGTCTTATAGAATATTATTTTGCAGATGACACCGTCTACGCTGTAAAGTTTCGACGTCGGTTCCGGATGAGGAAGAAACTATTTTTACATATTGTTGGCGATTTGGAAGGTCGCTTTCCATATTTCCAATGGAAAATGGATGCAAGGGGAAAAAGGTTTCTCTCCCATTCAAAAATGCACAGTTTCGATTCGTCAGCTAGCATACAGCATGGGCGCAGACAAATGGGACCAGTATTTTAGGATGTCAAGCGTACCGTGAGGGACTCTGTGTACAAGTTCTGCAAAGCGATCTGTTTGGTTTACGGGCAACGATATTTGCGCAAACCAACTATCAACGATATCCACCAATTGTATACGGTGCATGAAGGCAAACATGGATTCTCTGGAATGCTAGGTAGTATCGATTGCATGCATTGGAGTTGGTAATTATGCCCCAACGCATGGCGTGGTCAGTACATGAGAGGCGACCGCAAAGAGCCGACGATAATTCTAGAGGCTATCGCATCACATGATCTTTGGATATGGCATGCATTCTTTCGTCCAGCTGGTGCAAACAATGACATCAACGTGCTAGACCAGTCGCCTGTATTCAACGATATCTACCTTGCAAAGTCACACGATGTACCTTTTCAAGCAAATGGGGTAGCATATAAGCGTGGATAATATCTTACTGACGGTATATATCCTCCCTTGTCTGTTTTTGTGAAATCGTTTACATGTCCTAACGACCCGAAAAGGAAAAAGTTTAAAGAGGCGCAAGAGTCAGCTAGGAAGGATGTGGAGCGAGCATTTGGTGTACTTAAGAGACGTTAGCAAGTACTAACGGTCGGGGCAAGGTCATATGATGTGAAAATGTTACAACAcgtaatgtatgcatgtatcatattgcataatatgattcttgaagacGAAGGAAGAGTGATATGCCGATACAACGAAAATGAAGTTTTGCCAAATGTCGAAGGAGTAGCCGTTGGTACACAAGAGTATAGGGTGAATAAAAGAGAAGTACACGATCGCGACCTTCATCAGGCCCTTCGTGCTGATTTGGTGGGTGGGGCACATTTATAGGGCTCATATTCAACCCCTGCATGAGTTATCTCAcgatgatgatttgtttgacgaatCAGACGAGGATTCTGATATTTTCGTCGAGAGTGAAGATTCCGACGACGAGAGTGACGCTGGGGAGAATGATGCAGATGATCAAGGCGAGGACGAAGACGATGATTCCGAATGACGTATTTAGGTTTAAAtaaaattaggatattaattaataatttttacaAGATATTATACGAAATGCAACTTGTTTTGCCTTATTATGACATTGAAGAAAGTTCCTGtaaagtttttttcttttttcgggATATGTTTGGTTAAagggaaaaaaaaaacttttatttgaTTGACTTGTATTAATAGAATTCTATGTTACAGATACACAAATGTATAAATTTAAATCTATCATAATGTAATATTATTGAATCTAAATCAACAATAATAGAAAAGTTGAAGATAATAAAACTTGTTTGACATctgaaataaattataaaaataaaaaaaaaataaggttGATGAGTTTGTGTCTATGCCTATGATGGCAAAATTTGGTTCTCACAATTGAATACAATAACATCTTTTTGTTCatataatatacaaaaaaaaaaaaaaaaaaaaaaaaaaaaaaagacgctCAGCTCAACTTGTTAACTCAATATTCCAAACGCTACACCCAAAAATATACGAAAAAAGGGAAACAACAATTGATTCAACTTTCAGCCaaccaaaactttaaacttgCACTAAACACTAGAAGTAGGAAGAGAGAAAGAGGGAGAGATGGTTCACAAGTCGCGAGGGAAGTTACTGATTTGCCCTTCCTCCAACATATCTTTGTTGTTCAACTTGTAGCTTATTCGTATGCGCATCACAACTGATTTCTGCTCATGAGTCACGAGTGAGTCGGTGATAAAACAAGAGAGTAGTATtctatattgaattattaaaaataaataaataccttGCCATGCTGATTGTTGGTGACTCGTAATTTCTGTGTTATAGAGCCACTTGCATTTCCAGGAAGAGTATTACTGCTAGCAGGCTCTAAATGCAGCTGTAGGAACTGTAGATTGTAAATGAGACAATAAGTTAGAATATAAATTTTCAATTTGGGTCCCTagctgatttttgcaattttggtcccaaaaaggACAAAAGTTGCAAgagatatatattaattatagatATAGGGGGGGAGGGAGGGAGCAGATATGTAATTTAGGTTTACCTTGGGCACTGCTGCCTGGAAGACGAAGTCTGTATAGAGCTGGGAAGACTTGTTTGTGAATTTTGCTTCAATTAGGGTTATCTGTGGACTTCCGGGTTGCTTAGACAGGTTGAACGTTAGGCTCAATGCACCACTCTCAAATGCAACAATTGGTGGATATGTCCGCCCATTCTCCTCTTCTTCtgttcaaaaataaaatattatatccTTGCTTTGACTTAATATATTTATCAAGGAGTACATACATGAAATAGGGGTTGTTTCATTTTCACTTAATTTGGATTTTATTACTTAATCAGGACAGAATCACTTAATAGGTTTTCCCTAGATGTATCAACACACTAACCCTTTTACCTTTCTTTTTCCCTCCCATTGGCTTAAAATTGATGGATATTGTGAAATTTGTTGTttggaatgtaagggtaaaatgaacAAGAACGAGTCACGAAacttagtttattttatttttt
The genomic region above belongs to Lactuca sativa cultivar Salinas chromosome 4, Lsat_Salinas_v11, whole genome shotgun sequence and contains:
- the LOC128133361 gene encoding uncharacterized protein LOC128133361; the encoded protein is MSSSSSSDSTTVEEAKFIGSVMAKTVTYYQNRLGETSRARPNLRKSPLRRNHEAGHDRLIEYYFADDTVYAVKFRRRFRMRKKLFLHIVGDLEGRFPYFQWKMDARGKRFLSHSKMHSFDSSASIQHGRRQMGPYMRGDRKEPTIILEAIASHDLWIWHAFFRPAGANNDINVLDQSPVFNDIYLAKSHDVPFQANGVAYKRG